In one Geoglobus acetivorans genomic region, the following are encoded:
- the argJ gene encoding bifunctional ornithine acetyltransferase/N-acetylglutamate synthase, whose translation MDFKPLKCYGIKEGKYGVGVAVIDGKIHAVYTKNRIKAAPVIFNQNNLCERIRGIIVNSGNANAFTGDEGMRMAERMAAFLAEKLGCDVSEVAIASTGVIGVLPDMEKIEQLAEEVLKRLESSEAGVKAFARAIMTTDRYPKISFREVDRVRVLGIAKGAGMIAPNMATMLAFIFTNAKTSEMDAVFRKCVDETFNRITVDGDTSTNDTVFLVTTEEIEVPREKLESLMRDVMLELAEMIVMDGEGATKLFYVHVYGAKSDEDADRVARAVANSLLVKTAIYGEDPNFGRIIAAAGYSGAEVDDVITLKLRSGYGEAVIVDRGRVAEENIGQAERVMKARKLEIILDLHKGDGYGFAIGCDLTHDYVELNSAYTT comes from the coding sequence ATGGATTTTAAGCCCCTGAAGTGTTACGGGATAAAGGAAGGGAAATACGGAGTTGGTGTGGCTGTTATTGACGGGAAAATCCATGCGGTTTACACGAAAAACAGAATTAAAGCAGCCCCGGTCATTTTCAATCAGAATAATCTTTGTGAGAGGATCAGGGGAATTATAGTGAATTCTGGAAACGCCAATGCATTTACCGGAGATGAGGGAATGAGAATGGCTGAAAGAATGGCAGCGTTTCTCGCAGAAAAGCTCGGTTGTGATGTCAGTGAGGTTGCGATCGCCTCAACAGGAGTGATAGGCGTCCTTCCCGACATGGAAAAAATCGAGCAGCTGGCAGAGGAGGTTCTGAAAAGGCTTGAAAGCTCTGAGGCTGGTGTAAAAGCTTTTGCCAGGGCAATCATGACAACAGACAGATATCCGAAGATTTCTTTCAGGGAGGTGGACAGAGTCAGGGTGCTCGGGATTGCCAAGGGGGCAGGCATGATTGCTCCAAACATGGCGACAATGCTGGCCTTCATATTCACAAACGCAAAAACCTCGGAAATGGATGCTGTTTTCAGAAAATGTGTGGACGAGACGTTCAACAGGATAACCGTTGATGGTGACACCTCCACCAACGACACGGTTTTTCTCGTAACGACGGAGGAGATTGAGGTTCCCCGGGAAAAGCTCGAAAGTTTGATGAGGGATGTGATGCTCGAGCTTGCTGAGATGATTGTTATGGACGGCGAAGGTGCGACGAAGCTTTTTTACGTGCATGTTTATGGTGCAAAAAGTGATGAGGATGCAGACCGGGTTGCAAGGGCGGTGGCAAACTCTCTGCTTGTCAAAACCGCCATCTACGGAGAGGATCCAAACTTTGGAAGGATAATCGCAGCGGCGGGATATTCAGGGGCTGAGGTGGATGATGTCATAACCCTGAAACTCAGGAGCGGTTATGGTGAGGCTGTGATTGTTGACAGGGGCAGGGTTGCCGAGGAAAACATCGGGCAGGCGGAGAGGGTTATGAAGGCCAGAAAACTCGAGATAATCCTTGACCTGCATAAAGGGGATGGTTACGGATTTGCAATCGGGTGTGATCTCACGCACGACTACGTTGAGCTGAATTCTGCCTACACAACGTGA
- a CDS encoding IS481 family transposase has translation MKLDEKAIKWIIREKEKGTPTKEIAEIENITPRRVNQIYKQYKDTGEIPKPKKPGRPKKELSEEEIEAIKEAYEEYRCNAVVLQTILKERGYRISKNKIHEVLRMNGYAKEEKNKKKRKKWIRYERKHSMELWHADWFFYNGKWIIAYLDDASRLITGYGVFDKATSENAIKVLKEAMDDYGRPESILTDRGTQFYASAGEKKAKGVSKFEKFLAENEIKHIVGRVNHPQTNGKIERFYGTLEAKIKYFDTVDEFMEWYNHKRPHMSLNLDELETPYKAFLRKLTPERILSYSWRWFDGGK, from the coding sequence GTGAAACTTGACGAGAAAGCGATAAAATGGATTATCAGAGAGAAAGAGAAGGGTACACCGACAAAGGAGATAGCAGAGATCGAAAACATAACACCAAGAAGAGTAAATCAGATCTACAAGCAATACAAAGATACTGGAGAAATACCAAAGCCAAAGAAACCAGGTAGACCTAAAAAAGAACTATCAGAAGAAGAAATAGAAGCCATAAAAGAAGCCTATGAAGAGTACAGGTGTAATGCAGTAGTTCTCCAAACAATCTTAAAGGAAAGAGGTTACAGAATAAGCAAGAACAAAATACACGAAGTGTTGAGAATGAACGGCTATGCTAAGGAGGAGAAGAACAAGAAAAAGCGTAAAAAGTGGATAAGGTATGAGAGAAAGCACTCTATGGAATTATGGCATGCAGACTGGTTTTTCTATAACGGGAAGTGGATAATTGCTTATCTGGACGATGCTTCCCGTCTGATTACTGGTTACGGAGTATTTGATAAAGCAACATCTGAGAATGCCATAAAAGTGCTAAAAGAAGCCATGGATGATTATGGCAGGCCGGAATCAATCCTGACGGATAGAGGTACTCAGTTCTACGCATCTGCAGGGGAGAAGAAGGCTAAAGGAGTATCTAAATTTGAGAAATTCCTTGCAGAGAATGAAATTAAGCATATTGTGGGTAGGGTGAATCACCCACAAACGAATGGAAAGATAGAGAGGTTCTATGGAACGCTGGAAGCTAAAATCAAGTATTTCGATACAGTAGATGAATTCATGGAGTGGTACAATCACAAAAGACCCCACATGAGTCTCAACTTAGATGAACTGGAGACTCCCTATAAAGCATTTTTGAGAAAGTTGACTCCTGAGAGAATATTGAGTTATTCGTGGAGGTGGTTTGATGGTGGGAAATGA
- a CDS encoding glycerophosphodiester phosphodiesterase family protein: MLDLNFSPLPSALDVFKGLFLNIAVTAILVAAAWFKDELFRTLNILHTYGRYITDRKPMVLVWVDDGFLLAKLSSNLERELGDRFRVLPLESPEDVFRYPRNSRIIPAVLFTVTDVTKLSEDENKRVKIQEWLKKYVENGGGLIGGHDIIYRRTRNEILKKVFGGEMTEFHRTGVVRYVKNGDMGSHIIFRDLPDEFELEDGEIVWGNWDEDVAVLYRTPPPESLPLVTCRDYGRGKAIWINSCDRREGLKNSISSSNPYLIKLIRNAVLWVSQKSQARGDVPVVLAHRGYSAKYPENTIISFVEAVYAEADGVELDVWLSRDGVAFVFHDSTLEKVNGDSRKVKELTFDELKSVSLEMGQRIPSLEDVLNAIPKYVIVDIEIKDRDAVEEVMRIIDQHDHDRVLITSFDPQTLRDCRKMNGGIKLGLLRDLEETAKLIRMDYQLSDFLSLADELGLWCIAIPVESAAEAGGDRFGEFLDRVKASGLKVFFWAYRDETFYQEALLDRLSGRYDGVITDDPKRMRKFLMVNRDGMHCTPSALRG; this comes from the coding sequence ATGCTCGACCTGAATTTTTCGCCATTGCCTTCAGCACTCGACGTTTTTAAAGGTCTGTTTCTGAATATTGCTGTAACTGCAATACTGGTGGCTGCAGCTTGGTTCAAAGATGAACTGTTCAGAACCCTGAACATCCTCCACACATACGGCAGATACATCACGGACAGAAAGCCGATGGTTCTCGTCTGGGTTGATGACGGTTTTCTGCTTGCTAAATTATCCTCAAACCTGGAGAGGGAGCTGGGTGACAGGTTCAGGGTCCTCCCCCTGGAATCTCCGGAAGATGTGTTCAGATACCCTCGAAACAGCAGAATAATTCCTGCAGTGCTGTTCACTGTGACGGATGTTACGAAGCTGTCTGAGGACGAAAACAAAAGGGTGAAAATTCAGGAATGGCTGAAGAAATACGTCGAAAACGGTGGGGGATTGATAGGTGGGCATGACATAATATACAGAAGAACCAGAAACGAGATCCTGAAAAAGGTATTTGGTGGGGAGATGACCGAGTTCCACAGGACCGGAGTGGTCAGGTACGTCAAAAACGGAGATATGGGAAGCCACATCATTTTCAGAGACCTCCCGGATGAGTTCGAGCTTGAAGATGGTGAAATTGTCTGGGGCAATTGGGATGAGGACGTTGCAGTCCTGTACAGAACCCCACCACCGGAATCCCTGCCCCTCGTAACATGCAGGGACTACGGAAGGGGGAAGGCGATCTGGATAAACAGCTGCGACAGGCGCGAAGGGTTGAAGAACTCGATATCAAGCAGCAACCCCTACCTGATAAAACTCATACGAAATGCAGTGTTATGGGTCTCGCAGAAATCACAGGCCAGAGGAGATGTGCCGGTAGTGCTTGCCCACAGAGGGTATTCGGCAAAATACCCGGAAAACACGATCATCTCATTTGTGGAGGCAGTATATGCCGAAGCGGATGGGGTTGAGCTGGATGTGTGGCTTTCCCGGGATGGCGTAGCTTTCGTGTTCCACGACAGCACGCTTGAGAAAGTGAACGGAGACTCCAGAAAGGTCAAGGAGCTGACGTTCGACGAACTGAAGAGCGTGAGCCTCGAGATGGGGCAGAGAATCCCGTCCCTTGAGGATGTTCTGAACGCCATTCCCAAATACGTAATCGTTGACATTGAGATAAAGGACAGAGATGCGGTCGAGGAGGTCATGAGAATCATAGACCAGCACGATCATGACAGGGTCCTGATCACATCCTTCGATCCCCAAACCCTCAGAGACTGCAGGAAGATGAACGGTGGAATAAAGCTCGGATTGCTCAGAGACCTTGAAGAGACTGCAAAACTCATCAGGATGGATTATCAACTGTCTGACTTCCTCTCTCTGGCCGATGAACTGGGGCTCTGGTGTATTGCCATACCGGTTGAAAGTGCCGCGGAGGCCGGTGGTGACAGATTCGGAGAATTCCTCGACAGGGTGAAGGCCTCGGGGCTGAAGGTGTTTTTCTGGGCTTACCGGGACGAAACATTTTATCAGGAAGCCCTGCTGGACAGACTGTCAGGCAGATATGACGGCGTGATTACCGACGATCCGAAAAGGATGAGAAAATTCTTAATGGTTAATCGAGATGGAATGCACTGCACACCGTCAGCTCTGAGAGGGTAG
- a CDS encoding potassium channel family protein: protein MHIIVGGGRVGRQLAERLGDVIIVEKDRRTAEELENLGFSVVLEDATNRHLWEELPVEGSTVILATNDDEVNLRIAGILKEFEPSDIIARIESEEYSKEYLNLGVRGISCGKTIASELLSEIAESRRRYFEIRVSQDNFAGKRLADIDTGDNCTAILVFREGKILRPHPDLVLETGDLIGILCGREIKKTKNPFDEILAIIRHPEKFEAVMREARIIADRFEADLLILHKEDGKVMCSLSAPRVEYMSIGEAMELLIDLEDKVDLIVTESPAKKIEIRMDVFRKFPVLLAKGKESYDSILAVVNTETPEEVLTYATSFANRFGKCVVLFLDREQLKSVPSAIESPTVEVRTAEFNPLIEVVREVRKGYDLIIFSISNSAGNLDAEFLWKFIIDTESSVLVVR from the coding sequence ATGCACATAATTGTTGGTGGAGGAAGAGTGGGACGACAGCTTGCCGAGAGGCTTGGAGATGTAATTATTGTGGAAAAGGACAGGAGGACTGCTGAAGAGCTCGAAAATCTCGGGTTCAGTGTTGTGCTGGAGGATGCAACGAACAGACACCTCTGGGAAGAGCTGCCTGTGGAAGGCTCGACCGTGATTCTTGCCACAAACGATGATGAGGTGAACCTGAGGATTGCAGGAATTCTCAAGGAATTTGAACCCAGCGACATCATCGCCCGGATCGAGTCCGAAGAGTATTCTAAGGAATACCTCAATCTGGGTGTGAGGGGAATAAGCTGTGGAAAAACAATCGCATCAGAACTGCTCAGCGAGATAGCCGAGTCAAGAAGGAGGTATTTCGAGATCAGGGTTAGTCAGGATAATTTTGCGGGAAAAAGACTTGCGGACATTGACACCGGTGACAACTGCACGGCCATACTCGTCTTCAGGGAGGGGAAGATCCTGAGGCCCCATCCCGACCTTGTTCTTGAAACCGGAGACCTCATCGGGATTCTGTGCGGGAGAGAAATAAAGAAGACAAAGAATCCGTTTGACGAGATACTCGCAATAATCCGGCATCCGGAGAAGTTTGAGGCGGTTATGAGGGAGGCGAGAATAATAGCCGACAGGTTCGAGGCAGATTTGCTGATTCTCCACAAGGAAGATGGAAAGGTTATGTGCTCTCTTTCAGCCCCCAGGGTGGAGTACATGAGCATAGGAGAGGCAATGGAACTCCTGATCGATCTGGAAGACAAGGTCGATCTCATTGTAACCGAATCTCCCGCAAAGAAAATCGAGATCAGGATGGATGTTTTCCGCAAGTTTCCGGTTCTTCTTGCAAAAGGTAAGGAATCATACGACAGCATTCTGGCCGTGGTGAACACAGAAACTCCAGAGGAGGTGCTGACATACGCGACATCCTTTGCAAACAGATTCGGAAAGTGTGTCGTGCTTTTCCTCGACAGGGAACAGCTGAAGTCTGTCCCCTCTGCCATAGAATCCCCGACAGTTGAGGTCAGGACAGCAGAATTCAACCCTCTGATAGAGGTGGTCAGGGAGGTCAGGAAGGGCTACGACCTGATCATATTCTCTATCTCGAACTCTGCGGGCAATCTCGATGCTGAGTTCCTCTGGAAATTTATAATCGACACTGAATCCTCTGTGCTGGTGGTAAGATGA
- a CDS encoding cation:proton antiporter: MNDIFQISAVAIIAFASPIISERIGAPAVIVEIMAGFVLAYFLADLIRSEWFHFFSSIGLIFLMFLSGLEIDFSLLFKKIRQYWRVPLYVFLSLILSFVFVKVFNMATIYAVFLANVSLGIVMPVMREMNLVSTNFGQKILFATFLTDLITISLLSGIAIGYRVSGSYLELLLPAALVPLFVFAYHLGRYLIWHFPDFMARFFDDPMELGVRGSFAIMILFSGLAFILGSEAILGAFLAGSLVSLTFRGAGKLEESLMGIGYGIFIPFFFIKTGADMYFSISELTLTLPLVLLLAGFAVKLLPSAVFVREIGVRASLAFGTIQSSKLGLTLAGAEIARELGIISSGEAAGIALWTILSAFIFPVMFRKVVRD, from the coding sequence ATGAACGACATTTTCCAGATTTCGGCAGTGGCAATCATAGCCTTCGCATCACCAATAATATCTGAAAGGATAGGCGCTCCGGCCGTCATCGTTGAGATCATGGCAGGCTTCGTTCTGGCATACTTCCTCGCAGACCTGATTCGATCTGAGTGGTTTCACTTCTTTTCTTCAATTGGCCTGATATTTCTGATGTTCCTTTCCGGGCTGGAAATAGATTTTTCACTCCTTTTCAAGAAAATCAGGCAGTACTGGAGGGTACCACTCTACGTCTTTCTCTCGTTAATCCTGTCATTCGTTTTTGTGAAAGTCTTCAATATGGCGACAATTTATGCAGTTTTCCTTGCCAACGTGTCTCTCGGCATTGTTATGCCTGTTATGAGAGAAATGAACCTGGTCTCCACTAATTTTGGCCAGAAAATCCTTTTTGCGACCTTTCTGACCGATCTCATAACCATATCTCTGCTATCCGGGATTGCAATTGGTTACAGGGTGTCCGGGAGCTACCTGGAGCTTTTGCTGCCAGCTGCACTCGTACCTCTGTTCGTGTTTGCGTACCATCTCGGGAGGTATCTTATCTGGCACTTTCCGGATTTCATGGCCAGGTTTTTCGACGACCCTATGGAGCTCGGCGTCAGAGGGAGCTTTGCAATCATGATCCTCTTTTCAGGTCTCGCGTTTATTCTTGGCAGCGAGGCCATTCTCGGGGCGTTTCTCGCAGGCTCTCTGGTGTCACTGACATTCAGGGGTGCCGGCAAACTTGAGGAAAGTCTGATGGGCATAGGATACGGGATTTTCATACCGTTCTTCTTCATCAAGACCGGTGCGGATATGTACTTCAGCATATCTGAGCTAACCCTGACCCTGCCGTTAGTGCTGCTGCTGGCGGGGTTCGCTGTAAAGCTGCTGCCCTCCGCTGTGTTCGTCAGGGAGATTGGAGTCAGGGCTTCGCTAGCATTTGGAACAATTCAGAGCTCGAAACTCGGTCTCACTCTGGCTGGAGCCGAGATAGCGAGAGAGCTCGGAATAATTTCCTCCGGAGAGGCTGCGGGGATTGCTCTCTGGACGATTCTGTCCGCGTTCATATTTCCTGTAATGTTCAGAAAGGTGGTGAGAGATTGA
- a CDS encoding 4Fe-4S dicluster domain-containing protein, whose amino-acid sequence MNEEYLRKLNTCIQCGTCIGSCFSGKVTALNTRKILMEYLAKGKPVKEDDTIWFCVTCYACQERCPRGIPLTDILIEARKELVKEKGLPGRLKNAFGFLAEYSALVPARDEHAKLREELGLPLYHSQFVDGARDEVVEIVRKHLGGVVR is encoded by the coding sequence ATGAATGAAGAGTACCTCAGGAAACTGAATACCTGCATTCAGTGCGGGACCTGCATTGGAAGCTGTTTTTCAGGAAAGGTTACCGCCCTCAACACCCGAAAAATTCTGATGGAATATCTTGCTAAGGGAAAACCTGTAAAGGAAGATGATACCATCTGGTTCTGTGTAACCTGCTATGCCTGCCAGGAGAGGTGTCCTCGCGGGATTCCCCTCACTGACATTCTCATTGAGGCAAGAAAGGAGCTTGTGAAAGAGAAGGGTCTTCCCGGAAGGCTTAAAAATGCATTTGGCTTTCTTGCAGAATACTCTGCCCTCGTTCCCGCAAGGGATGAGCACGCAAAGCTCAGGGAAGAGCTTGGACTGCCCCTGTATCACTCCCAGTTTGTGGACGGGGCAAGAGATGAGGTTGTTGAAATCGTCAGGAAACACCTGGGAGGGGTTGTCAGGTGA
- a CDS encoding heterodisulfide reductase-related iron-sulfur binding cluster, with protein sequence MKFFPGCMIHNRYPGIEKALYYVFEKLGIDISPLEGSSCCPAPSITRSVSSELWEELAQRNLKLADGETVITACNGCFTTLLEVSEKSGTGDVRHVAEFFYTEIGVEELKRYVEKRLPLKLAIHYGCHFFRPSKHKKFTSPERPKMLDELVEVFGAESVDYRYKFMCCGGGGGVRAGATEVSHDLLRRKMDGIVEADVDAIAVICPLCMNQFDNGQKELSELVGEDYGIPVIHYVQLLAIAMGMDVEDTGLERHAIVSHSFIEKLVKGEKVED encoded by the coding sequence GTGAAGTTTTTTCCAGGCTGCATGATTCACAACCGGTACCCTGGAATCGAGAAGGCTCTTTATTATGTTTTTGAAAAACTCGGCATTGATATATCCCCGCTCGAAGGGTCTTCGTGCTGTCCGGCTCCCTCCATAACCAGGTCTGTTAGCAGTGAGCTGTGGGAAGAGCTTGCACAGAGAAATCTGAAGCTCGCGGACGGGGAGACAGTAATTACTGCATGCAACGGCTGTTTCACGACCCTTCTTGAGGTCTCTGAGAAGTCTGGAACCGGAGACGTGAGGCATGTGGCTGAGTTCTTCTATACTGAAATTGGGGTCGAAGAGCTGAAGAGATATGTGGAAAAAAGACTCCCCTTAAAGCTTGCAATCCACTACGGATGCCATTTCTTCAGGCCAAGCAAGCACAAGAAGTTCACGTCTCCTGAGAGGCCGAAAATGCTTGACGAGCTTGTGGAGGTTTTTGGCGCTGAGAGCGTGGATTACAGATACAAGTTCATGTGCTGCGGTGGTGGTGGGGGCGTTAGAGCCGGCGCAACTGAAGTCTCCCATGACCTTCTCAGGAGAAAGATGGACGGTATTGTCGAGGCGGACGTTGATGCAATCGCTGTAATCTGCCCTCTGTGCATGAATCAGTTCGACAACGGTCAGAAGGAGCTGAGTGAGCTTGTTGGCGAGGATTACGGTATCCCGGTGATTCACTACGTACAGCTCCTTGCGATTGCCATGGGTATGGACGTCGAGGACACTGGCCTGGAAAGGCATGCGATTGTGAGCCACAGCTTTATAGAAAAGCTCGTGAAAGGAGAAAAGGTTGAGGACTAA
- the icd gene encoding isocitrate dehydrogenase (NADP(+)), with translation MNFEKITPPENGEKITYSDGKLTVPDSPVIPYFEGDGIGKDVVPAAKMVIDAAVEKIGKEIVWFKTYAGEDAHRIYGTYLPEDTLNAVREYRVAFKGPLTTPVGGGFRSLNVTIRQVLDLYANVRPVYYLNGFPSPLKNPEVVDLVIFRENTEDVYAGIEWPRGSEEANKIIKFLSDELGVSIRNDSGIGIKPISEFATKRLVRLAIQYAIDNERRSVTLVHKGNIMKYTEGAFRDWGYEVAKDEFGDRVITEDELWNNYNGELPKGKILINDRIADNMFQQLLTRTAEYDVLAMPNLNGDYMSDAAAALVGGLGVAPGSNIGDGMGVFEPVHGSAPKYAGQNKVNPTAQILTGVLMLEYLGWKKAGEMIKKAIELTIADKIVTYDLHRHMGGNLVGTREFAQAVVERLESV, from the coding sequence ATGAACTTTGAGAAAATAACGCCTCCAGAAAACGGAGAAAAAATAACATACAGTGATGGAAAGCTCACAGTCCCGGATAGCCCGGTAATACCCTATTTTGAGGGAGACGGGATAGGAAAGGACGTTGTTCCCGCTGCAAAAATGGTAATCGATGCGGCTGTTGAAAAAATCGGTAAGGAGATTGTCTGGTTCAAAACCTATGCTGGAGAGGACGCTCACAGAATTTACGGGACGTATCTGCCTGAAGACACACTTAACGCTGTAAGGGAGTACAGGGTGGCTTTCAAGGGCCCGCTGACGACCCCGGTTGGAGGAGGGTTCAGAAGTCTGAACGTAACAATCAGGCAGGTGCTTGACCTCTACGCAAACGTCAGGCCTGTTTACTACCTGAACGGTTTCCCAAGCCCGTTGAAGAATCCCGAAGTGGTTGACCTCGTCATTTTCAGGGAAAACACCGAGGACGTTTACGCCGGCATAGAATGGCCCAGGGGGAGCGAGGAGGCAAACAAGATAATAAAATTCCTGTCTGACGAGCTTGGAGTCAGCATAAGGAACGACTCCGGAATTGGAATAAAACCCATCAGCGAATTCGCCACAAAAAGGCTCGTCAGGCTTGCGATCCAGTACGCAATAGATAACGAGAGAAGAAGCGTAACCCTCGTACACAAGGGGAACATCATGAAGTACACGGAAGGGGCCTTCAGGGACTGGGGGTATGAGGTTGCGAAGGACGAATTCGGAGACAGGGTGATAACGGAAGACGAGCTATGGAACAACTACAACGGAGAGCTTCCCAAGGGGAAGATACTCATCAACGACAGGATTGCAGACAACATGTTCCAGCAGCTCCTCACCCGAACGGCCGAATACGACGTCCTCGCCATGCCCAACCTCAATGGAGATTACATGAGCGATGCCGCAGCCGCATTAGTCGGAGGGCTTGGAGTTGCTCCGGGAAGCAACATAGGGGATGGCATGGGCGTCTTTGAACCTGTTCACGGTTCGGCTCCAAAGTACGCCGGGCAGAACAAGGTAAACCCCACCGCACAGATTCTCACAGGTGTTCTCATGCTTGAATACCTGGGATGGAAGAAGGCAGGAGAGATGATAAAGAAGGCAATTGAGCTCACAATAGCAGATAAGATCGTGACCTACGACCTGCACAGACACATGGGTGGCAACCTGGTCGGAACAAGAGAGTTCGCCCAGGCAGTCGTTGAAAGGCTTGAAAGCGTCTGA
- a CDS encoding RuvB-like helicase — MEEIREIAKKFERYSAHSHITGLGLDENLVARDIGGGLVGQKKAREAAGIIVRLIREGKMAGRGILIAGPPGTGKTAIAVAISKELGKDIPFVQISASEFYSSEMKKTEALLQTMRKAIGVRIRETRRVLEGEVVEINYNMVPNPYNPTQKVPESATITLATKKEKKTFSVGSRLAMQFMYSGISEGDVIIIDRETGRISRVGRSKESKKYDIDEYDFVERPDGYIEKDKEYTFVVTLHDLDEARARRGSIFSLFSSESREIDNEIREAVDQQVKEWIEQGTAELIPGVLFIDETHLMDIELFAFMNRAMESEMAPIIILASNRGFARIRGTDEVSPHGIPLDLLDRLLIITTEPYSRDEIRLIVETRAAEMGLLVDDEALERLTEIGEKYSLRYAIQLLAPSNEIAKVRNSGKIEVQDVDRAEKLFADVSKSSAYLKEWEEKLLH; from the coding sequence ATGGAGGAGATCAGGGAGATTGCCAAGAAATTTGAGCGATACAGCGCCCATTCACATATCACAGGCCTCGGACTTGACGAGAATCTTGTGGCAAGGGATATTGGAGGTGGACTTGTTGGGCAGAAGAAAGCAAGGGAGGCTGCAGGCATAATCGTGAGGCTGATCAGGGAAGGAAAAATGGCTGGCAGGGGAATACTCATAGCCGGTCCGCCGGGTACGGGTAAAACAGCAATAGCTGTTGCGATAAGCAAGGAGCTGGGGAAGGATATCCCGTTTGTCCAGATTTCTGCAAGCGAATTTTACAGCAGTGAAATGAAGAAGACCGAGGCGCTCCTCCAGACAATGCGTAAGGCAATCGGGGTGAGGATCAGGGAGACGAGGAGAGTGCTTGAAGGTGAAGTTGTGGAGATAAACTACAACATGGTCCCCAACCCCTACAATCCGACCCAGAAGGTTCCGGAGTCTGCAACGATAACCTTGGCAACAAAGAAGGAAAAGAAGACGTTCAGTGTGGGCAGCAGGCTTGCAATGCAGTTCATGTACTCCGGAATCTCTGAAGGTGATGTCATAATAATCGACAGGGAAACCGGAAGGATCTCGAGGGTTGGGAGAAGTAAGGAGTCGAAGAAATACGACATTGATGAATACGATTTCGTGGAAAGGCCTGATGGGTACATAGAGAAGGACAAGGAATACACGTTTGTGGTAACTCTCCATGACCTGGATGAGGCGAGAGCAAGAAGGGGAAGCATATTCAGTCTGTTCAGCTCAGAATCGAGGGAGATAGACAACGAAATCAGGGAGGCTGTTGACCAGCAGGTCAAGGAGTGGATCGAGCAGGGAACTGCGGAACTGATTCCCGGTGTGCTTTTCATCGATGAGACACATCTCATGGATATCGAGCTGTTTGCCTTCATGAACAGGGCAATGGAGAGCGAAATGGCACCCATAATAATTCTCGCGTCCAACAGAGGTTTTGCGAGGATAAGGGGGACGGATGAGGTATCTCCCCACGGAATTCCTCTCGACCTGCTTGACAGGCTCCTGATCATAACAACCGAGCCGTACAGCAGGGATGAGATAAGGCTGATTGTGGAAACAAGAGCGGCAGAGATGGGTCTGCTTGTGGACGACGAAGCGCTCGAAAGGCTGACCGAGATCGGTGAGAAGTACAGTCTCAGGTATGCCATACAGCTTCTCGCCCCGTCAAACGAAATAGCGAAGGTCAGAAACTCCGGAAAAATTGAAGTTCAGGACGTAGATCGGGCAGAAAAGCTGTTTGCTGACGTGTCTAAAAGCTCTGCTTACCTGAAAGAATGGGAGGAGAAACTGCTTCACTGA
- the npdG gene encoding NADPH-dependent F420 reductase, producing MKVALIGGTGNIGEGLAFRLKLAGYDIIIGSRSEEKARSKAEHFNSLVESLGGKGNIEGRLNDEAAELADVAVITIPWQHAFETAERLKSKLKGKIVISPIVPMVVENGIFKYAPPEEGSAGLKLQRILAESSVVVAFNNIPAKRFANPAEKFEWDVAVCSDDDDAKRVVMEIVSSIKGLRAFDAGSLDSSRVIEALTPMLITLAKKNKTVELGVRFV from the coding sequence ATGAAGGTTGCGCTCATTGGTGGAACAGGTAACATAGGTGAGGGTCTCGCTTTCAGGCTAAAGCTGGCAGGGTATGATATTATAATAGGCTCAAGAAGTGAAGAGAAGGCAAGGTCAAAGGCCGAACACTTTAACAGTCTCGTTGAAAGTCTTGGTGGAAAGGGGAACATAGAGGGCAGGCTGAACGATGAAGCCGCAGAACTGGCGGACGTGGCGGTCATAACGATTCCCTGGCAGCATGCCTTTGAGACGGCGGAAAGACTCAAAAGCAAGCTGAAAGGGAAGATAGTAATCTCGCCCATTGTGCCAATGGTCGTGGAAAACGGCATTTTCAAATACGCACCACCAGAGGAGGGCTCTGCAGGACTGAAGCTTCAGAGAATTCTTGCCGAGAGCAGCGTTGTCGTTGCGTTCAACAACATTCCCGCAAAGAGGTTCGCCAATCCTGCAGAGAAATTCGAGTGGGATGTTGCGGTATGTTCAGACGATGATGATGCGAAAAGAGTTGTAATGGAAATCGTCTCGAGCATAAAGGGTCTTAGGGCTTTTGACGCTGGCAGTCTCGACAGTTCACGGGTTATTGAGGCACTGACCCCCATGCTTATAACTCTGGCAAAGAAAAATAAAACAGTGGAACTGGGAGTGAGATTTGTCTGA